The following coding sequences lie in one Seriola aureovittata isolate HTS-2021-v1 ecotype China chromosome 5, ASM2101889v1, whole genome shotgun sequence genomic window:
- the rimbp2b gene encoding RIMS-binding protein 2 isoform X13 has product MTSSGAADHDMRLGRHANCSVMGTMGCQKTCRVEKLLKQSQREVVWSQRQRLATSKKNSRMSGTDKLRNEVLPHHLPSVQRLDSIRQQDNRRALRLNEETLSHQRLKQKLLETEISTRRKECEALEAEVKKKNQTCQTLENELQDFLQENKHLNLQLFKNSHKASEYEKVKSEYAQLKEALGAVTQERDLALWERNQLQGKLENLEQVLKHMREAAERRQQLELEHEQALAVLNAKQQEIDLLQKAQVEAKKEHEGAVHLLENHLDSMQAKVRELEEKCRTQSEQFNLLSKELEKFRLQAGKFDILSTEPLTVCESPGSPNKSLSQLLNGLAAPLGKGNEAPTSRSLISEFIRPLQISGDKPELLSVKPTFLTRTRGSSPARAFLSEMDKELRSTTRSKPRFTGKVRLCIARYSYNPYDGPNEHPEAELPLVAGKYLYVYGTMDEDGFYEGELLDGQRGLVPSNFVDFVQDEETPSVQHRDTVAKEPGYLNHSSLGPQRLGVGTGTGTGTSISSLLSDSKLDCLSTSSLGMDLLGSSSNGTGTLDVSIDEVGEDIVPYPRRINLIKQLAKSVIIGWDPPVVPPGWGSISGYNVLVDKEVRMSVPYGGRTKSLIEKLNLATNTYRISVQSITDRGPSDELRCTLLVGKDVVVAPYYLRVDSITQVSAELSWMPSNSNYSHTIFLNGAEYDMVKAGGYKYKFFNLKPMTVYKVKVVAQPHQVPWQLPMDQREKREISVEFCTQPAVCVLCSPGPPLPPQEVQVQCGQTPGVLQIRWKPPTLTPSGTSNGASVIGYAVCTKGQKIAEVLYPTADYVTVELNRIQCLEAREVIVRTLSTQGESQDSPVAVIPHNLLGSPRLSHRTTAPPHPIPHPQSHPVHSQTHPPYPSTYPPNHPQPQMQPLPRAQPHTLPHAQPHSQPVCHPPPPPPHSQPHFQCHPMPKSKTLVSAREPETKEHEVGLRPAQPWERSPSPLPPMRGSNLEPPHFQPRRSPSPQRILPQPQGVPIPNTIAKAMAREAAQRVFAEGNRVEKRNIFSERGNALHPLNSDEEEDGYDSPHARRRGASVDEFLRGSELGRQHHHYHYSHSEEYHTESSRGSDLSDIMEEDEEDLYSEMQLEEGRRRSINSHNTLKAYYKRQDLAEERDCWDLQREVVKQKSLRSKRLHSIPEVAEEESESVDSMGQRLCFEEGGRPGTPHTQRRMYSQDTHMYNHLTPSKTSRHLQRQRSSPRFTDSRYCYSADDRSLGRPNRQNTKSPDSGLDCGSEEEGSLGRGHRGYYAHGSPLRGPVRIIHCEGPVERRALAMGRKRTLTRQCSVEEDFSDVPVTATKSVHRGDFRNREHFGPGREAGPRNYSREGALSEGRLNELDRVYYSPHREARAQSLSRLNRDQPLIIGNSPSHGSADRLDHSGRRPVHIGTPPQRRPIPSIDGYGGRRHGRGRRSPDYYEESEPEELTRVFVALFDYDPLSMSPNPDAADEELPFKEGQIIKVFGNKDTDGFYRAEIRERVGLIPCNMVSEIQTEDDEMMDQLLKQGFLPLNTPVEKLERNRRSGRQHPMSTRRMVALYDYDPRESSPNVDVEAELTFCAGDVITVFGEIDEDGFYYGELNGHKGLVPSNFLEEVPDDVEVFLTDSPSRYPQDNPARIKTKRVPLEKSGPPRRAASPTVRPHIPGSGPATVGPGSPIRAPVDMYSSKKRKGLLSKGKKLLQRLGAVK; this is encoded by the exons GAGAATGAGCTTCAAGATTTTCTCCAGGAGAACAAGCACTTGAACCTCCAGTTGTTCAAAAATAGCCACAAGGCATCTGAGTATGAGAAG GTGAAGTCTGAGTATGCCCAGCTCAAAGAGGCCCTTGGTGCTGTGACGCAGGAGAGAGATTTAGCCCTGTGGGAGAGGAACCAGCTCCAAGGCAAACTGGAGAACCTAGAGCAGGTGCTCAAG CATATGCGTGAGGCTGCGGAGCGGAGGCAGCAGCTAGAGTTGGAGCATGAGCAGGCCTTGGCTGTACTCAATGCAAAGCAGCAGGAGATTGACCTTCTTCAGAAG GCTCAGGTTGAGGCTAAAAAGGAACATGAAGGCGCTGTCCATCTGTTAGAG AACCACTTGGACAGCATGCAG GCCAAAGTCCGTGAGCTGGAGGAAAAATGTCGGACTCAGAGTGAGCAGTTCAACCTCCTGTCTAAAGAGCTGGAGAAGTTCCGGCTCCAGGCTGGGAAGTTTGATATCCTCAGCACTGAACCCTTAACTGTATGTGAATCTCCCGGGTCGCCCAACAAATCCCTGTCCCAGCTCCTTAATGGACTGGCTGCCCCCTTAGGAAAAG GCAATGAGGCTCCAACAAGCAGATCTTTGATATCTGAGTTCATTCGACCACTCCAGATCAGTGGAGACAAGCCCGAGCTCCTCTCTGTCAAGCCAACATTCCTCACTCGCACTCGAGGCAGCAGCCCAGCACGGGCTTTCCTCTCTGAG ATGGACAAAGAGCTCAGATCAACCACAAGGTCCAAACCAAGATTCACAGGGAAGGTTCGTCTGTGTATTGCTCGGTACAG TTACAATCCTTATGATGGGCCCAATGAGCATCCTGAGGCAGAGCTCCCCTTGGTGGCAGGGAAGTACCTCTACGTTTACGGGACAATGGACGAGGATGGCTTTTATGAAG gAGAGCTGCTGGATGGACAGCGGGGACTCGTCCCATCCAATTTTGTGGATTTTGTCCAAGATGAGGAGACACCCTCTGTCCAGCACAGGGACACAGTGGCTAAAGAACCTGGCTACCTCAACCACAGTAGCCTGGGGCCTCAGAGACTGGGGGTCGGCACAGGAACAGGGACAGGAACAAGCATAAGCAGCCTGCTGTCTGACAGTAAACTAGACTGTCTAAGCACCAGCAGCTTGGGCATGGACCTCCTGGGCTCTTCCAGCAATGGGACAGGAACCCTGGATGTCAGCATTGACGAGGTCGGTGAAGACATTGTGCCTTATCCCCGCCGCATCAACCTGATTAAACAACTGGCCAAGAGTGTAATTATTGGCTGGGATCCTCCTGTGGTCCCACCAGGCTGGGGCTCCATCAGTGGCTACAATGTCTTGGTGGATAAAGAGGTTCGCATGAGTGTCCCCTACGGGGGCAGGACGAAATCGCTTATTGAAAAGCTCAATCTGGCCACCAACACCTACCGTATCTCTGTGCAGAGCATCACTGATCGCGGCCCGTCGGACGAGCTCCGGTGCACTCTGCTCGTGGGAAAGGATGTTGTGGTGGCACCTTACTATTTGCGGGTGGACAGCATCACACAGGTCTCTGCTGAGCTCTCTTGGATGCCAAGCAACAGCAACTACAGTCACACTATCTTCCTCAATGGTGCAGAGTATGACATGGTCAAGGCCGGAGGCTACAAGTACAAGTTCTTCAACCTGAAGCCCATGACAGTTTACAAGGTGAAAGTTGTGGCGCAGCCGCATCAGGTGCCTTGGCAGCTTCCGATGGAtcaaagagagaagagggaaatcTCGGTGGAGTTCTGCACTCAGCCTGCAG tgtgtgtgttgtgctccCCAGggccccctctccctccccaggAGGTGCAAGTCCAGTGTGGTCAGACTCCTGGGGTCCTGCAGATCAGATGGAAGCCGCCGACTCTGACACCTTCAGGAACCTCCAACGGGGCCAGTGTGATTGGCTATGCTGTGTGCACAAAGGGACAAAAG ATAGCAGAGGTCTTGTACCCCACAGCAGACTATGTGACCGTGGAGTTAAACAGGATTCAGTGTCTGGAGGCCAGGGAAGTCATTGTAAGGACGTTATCGACTCAAGGAGAGTCCCAGGACTCGCCAGTGGCCGTCATCCCGCACAATCTCTTGGGATCTCCACGTCTGTCCCACCGAACCACCGCACCTCCCCACCCTATCCCTCACCCGCAGTCCCACCCAGTGCACTCACAAACCCATCCTCCTTACCCATCGACGTACCCCCCAAATCACCCTCAGCCCCAGATGCAGCCTCTGCCTCGAGCCCAGCCCCACACGCTGCCCCACGCACAGCCACACTCACAGCCCGTCTGtcacccacctcctcctcctcctcattcccAGCCTCATTTCCAGTGCCACCCCATGCCCAAGTCCAAGACGTTAGTAAGTGCCAGAGAGCCAGAAACCAAAGAGCATGAGGTGGGCCTGCGGCCAGCCCAGCCCTGGGAGCGCTCCCCCTCTCCGCTGCCTCCCATGCGCGGATCTAACTTAGAGCCGCCGCACTTCCAGCCACGGCGATCGCCCTCTCCACAGAGGATCCTGCCGCAGCCTCAGGGAGTCCCCATCCCCAACACCATCGCCAAGGCCATGGCCAGGGAAGCTGCCCAGAGAGTGTTTGCCGAGGGTAACCGG GTTGAGAAAAGGAATATCTTTAGTGAACGAGGTAACGCCTTGCATCCACTCAACtcggatgaggaggaggatggctACGACTCTCCTCAtgcgaggaggagaggagcctCGGTGGATGAATTCCTCAGAGGCTCAGAGTTGGGCAGACAG CACCATCATTACCACTACAGCCACAGTGAGGAGTACCACACGGAGAGCAGCCGGGGTTCTGACCTGTCTGACATAatggaggaggacgaggaagatCTTTACTCTGAGATGCAACTAGAGGAGGGCCGCAGGCGCAGTATCAACTCTCACAACACTCTTAAG GCATATTACAAGCGTCAGGACTTAGCTGAGGAGAGAGACTGCTGGGACCTCCAGCGGGAGGTGGTGAAGCAGAAGTCGCTCCGGAGCAAGCGTCTCCACAGCATCCCCGAGGTGGCCGAGGAGGAGTCGGAAAGCGTGGACAGCATGGGCCAACGCCTGTGCTTCGAAGAGGGCGGGCGACCGGGAACGCCACACACTCAGCGGAGGATGTACTCCCAAGACACCCACATGTACAACCATCTCACCCCCAGCAAGACCTCCCGCCACCTGCAGCGCCAGCGCTCCTCCCCTCGCTTCACCGATAGCCGCTACTGCTACAGTGCAGACGACCGCAGCCTGGGCCGCCCCAACCGCCAAAACACCAAGAGTCCTGACAGCGGTTTAGACTGCGGCAGTGAGGAAGAAGGCTCGCTAGGGCGGGGTCACCGAGGCTACTATGCTCACGGGAGCCCACTGCGGGGACCTGTGCGCATCATTCACTGTGAGGGCCCGGTAGAAAGGCGGGCGCTGGCTATGGGCCGTAAAAGAACTCTGACCCGCCAGTGCAGCGTGGAGGAGGACTTCTCTGACGTCCCAGTGACTGCAACCAAGTCGGTACACAGGGGTGACTTTAGGAACAGGGAGCACTTTGGGCCTGGTCGGGAGGCCGGGCCACGAAACTACTCCAGGGAAGGGGCCCTGAGCGAGGGCAGGCTGAACGAGCTGGACAGGGTCTATTACAGCCCCCACAGGGAGGCTAGGGCCCAGTCTTTGTCCAGGCTCAACCGGGACCAGCCGCTG ATCATTGGGAACTCACCATCACATGGAAGCGCCGATCGTCTGGACCACTCAGGGAGGAGGCCGGTTCACATCGGCACCCCCCCTCAGCGACGACCCATTCCATCCATTG ACGGCTATGGCGGTCGCAGGCACGGGCGGGGACGGCGTTCCCCGGATTACTATGAGGAATCAGAGCCAGAGGAGCTGACCCGTGTGTTTGTGGCTCTGTTTGACTATGACCCCCTGTCCATGTCTCCCAAccctgatgctgctgatgaggaGCTGCCATTCAAGGAGGGCCAGATCATCAAG GTGTTTGGGAATAAAGATACGGATGGCTTCTACAGGGCGGAGATTCGAGAACGAGTGGGTCTGATCCCCTGTAACATGGTCTCTGAGATCCAAACAGAGGACGATGAGATGATGGACCAACTCCTTAAACAGGGCTTCCTGCCACTCAACACTCCTGTGGAGAAGTTAG AGAGGAACAGGCGGAGCGGCCGTCAACACCCGATGTCAACACGGAGAATGGTCGCCCTGTACGACTACGACCCCAGAGAGAGCTCCCCTAACGTTGATGTAGAG GCTGAACTGACTTTCTGTGCCGGTGACGTCATCACAGTTTTTGGTGAAATAGATGAAGATGGCTTTTACTAT GGCGAGCTCAATGGACACAAAGGACTTGTTCCTTCCAACTTTCTAGAAGAAGTGCCTGATGATGTAGAGGTTTTTCTCACTGACTCACCATCTCGATACCCCCAGGACAATCCAGCACGGATAAAGACCAAAAGG GTTCCATTGGAAAAATCGGGTCCGCCCAGAAGAGCAGCCTCTCCCACAGTGCGTCCACACATCCCTGGCTCTGGCCCTGCCACCGTGGGGCCCGGCAGTCCCATCAGGGCCCCAGTGGACATGTACTCCTCCAAAAAGAGAAAGGGACTGCTCTCCAAAGGGAAGAAACTATTGCAAAGACTTGGCGCTGTAAAATAA
- the rimbp2b gene encoding RIMS-binding protein 2 isoform X11, with amino-acid sequence MTSSGAADHDMRLGRHANCSVMGTMGCQKTCRVEKLLKQSQREVVWSQRQRLATSKKNSRMSGTDKLRNEVLPHHLPSVQRLDSIRQQDNRRALRLNEETLSHQRLKQKLLETEISTRRKECEALEAEVKKKNQTCQTLENELQDFLQENKHLNLQLFKNSHKASEYEKVKSEYAQLKEALGAVTQERDLALWERNQLQGKLENLEQVLKHMREAAERRQQLELEHEQALAVLNAKQQEIDLLQKAQVEAKKEHEGAVHLLENHLDSMQAKVRELEEKCRTQSEQFNLLSKELEKFRLQAGKFDILSTEPLTVCESPGSPNKSLSQLLNGLAAPLGKGNEAPTSRSLISEFIRPLQISGDKPELLSVKPTFLTRTRGSSPARAFLSEMDKELRSTTRSKPRFTGKVRLCIARYSYNPYDGPNEHPEAELPLVAGKYLYVYGTMDEDGFYEGELLDGQRGLVPSNFVDFVQDEETPSVQHRDTVAKEPGYLNHSSLGPQRLGVGTGTGTGTSISSLLSDSKLDCLSTSSLGMDLLGSSSNGTGTLDVSIDEVGEDIVPYPRRINLIKQLAKSVIIGWDPPVVPPGWGSISGYNVLVDKEVRMSVPYGGRTKSLIEKLNLATNTYRISVQSITDRGPSDELRCTLLVGKDVVVAPYYLRVDSITQVSAELSWMPSNSNYSHTIFLNGAEYDMVKAGGYKYKFFNLKPMTVYKVKVVAQPHQVPWQLPMDQREKREISVEFCTQPAVCVLCSPGPPLPPQEVQVQCGQTPGVLQIRWKPPTLTPSGTSNGASVIGYAVCTKGQKIAEVLYPTADYVTVELNRIQCLEAREVIVRTLSTQGESQDSPVAVIPHNLLGSPRLSHRTTAPPHPIPHPQSHPVHSQTHPPYPSTYPPNHPQPQMQPLPRAQPHTLPHAQPHSQPVCHPPPPPPHSQPHFQCHPMPKSKTLVSAREPETKEHEVGLRPAQPWERSPSPLPPMRGSNLEPPHFQPRRSPSPQRILPQPQGVPIPNTIAKAMAREAAQRVFAEGNRVEKRNIFSERGNALHPLNSDEEEDGYDSPHARRRGASVDEFLRGSELGRQHHHYHYSHSEEYHTESSRGSDLSDIMEEDEEDLYSEMQLEEGRRRSINSHNTLKAYYKRQDLAEERDCWDLQREVVKQKSLRSKRLHSIPEVAEEESESVDSMGQRLCFEEGGRPGTPHTQRRMYSQDTHMYNHLTPSKTSRHLQRQRSSPRFTDSRYCYSADDRSLGRPNRQNTKSPDSGLDCGSEEEGSLGRGHRGYYAHGSPLRGPVRIIHCEGPVERRALAMGRKRTLTRQCSVEEDFSDVPVTATKSVHRGDFRNREHFGPGREAGPRNYSREGALSEGRLNELDRVYYSPHREARAQSLSRLNRDQPLIIGNSPSHGSADRLDHSGRRPVHIGTPPQRRPIPSIDGYGGRRHGRGRRSPDYYEESEPEELTRVFVALFDYDPLSMSPNPDAADEELPFKEGQIIKVFGNKDTDGFYRAEIRERVGLIPCNMVSEIQTEDDEMMDQLLKQGFLPLNTPVEKLVNCDRFKDGRSINRRSRKSKRERNRRSGRQHPMSTRRMVALYDYDPRESSPNVDVEYEGNRLNEEAELTFCAGDVITVFGEIDEDGFYYGELNGHKGLVPSNFLEEVPDDVEVFLTDSPSRYPQDNPARIKTKRVPLEKSGPPRRAASPTVRPHIPGSGPATVGPGSPIRAPVDMYSSKKRKGLLSKGKKLLQRLGAVK; translated from the exons GAGAATGAGCTTCAAGATTTTCTCCAGGAGAACAAGCACTTGAACCTCCAGTTGTTCAAAAATAGCCACAAGGCATCTGAGTATGAGAAG GTGAAGTCTGAGTATGCCCAGCTCAAAGAGGCCCTTGGTGCTGTGACGCAGGAGAGAGATTTAGCCCTGTGGGAGAGGAACCAGCTCCAAGGCAAACTGGAGAACCTAGAGCAGGTGCTCAAG CATATGCGTGAGGCTGCGGAGCGGAGGCAGCAGCTAGAGTTGGAGCATGAGCAGGCCTTGGCTGTACTCAATGCAAAGCAGCAGGAGATTGACCTTCTTCAGAAG GCTCAGGTTGAGGCTAAAAAGGAACATGAAGGCGCTGTCCATCTGTTAGAG AACCACTTGGACAGCATGCAG GCCAAAGTCCGTGAGCTGGAGGAAAAATGTCGGACTCAGAGTGAGCAGTTCAACCTCCTGTCTAAAGAGCTGGAGAAGTTCCGGCTCCAGGCTGGGAAGTTTGATATCCTCAGCACTGAACCCTTAACTGTATGTGAATCTCCCGGGTCGCCCAACAAATCCCTGTCCCAGCTCCTTAATGGACTGGCTGCCCCCTTAGGAAAAG GCAATGAGGCTCCAACAAGCAGATCTTTGATATCTGAGTTCATTCGACCACTCCAGATCAGTGGAGACAAGCCCGAGCTCCTCTCTGTCAAGCCAACATTCCTCACTCGCACTCGAGGCAGCAGCCCAGCACGGGCTTTCCTCTCTGAG ATGGACAAAGAGCTCAGATCAACCACAAGGTCCAAACCAAGATTCACAGGGAAGGTTCGTCTGTGTATTGCTCGGTACAG TTACAATCCTTATGATGGGCCCAATGAGCATCCTGAGGCAGAGCTCCCCTTGGTGGCAGGGAAGTACCTCTACGTTTACGGGACAATGGACGAGGATGGCTTTTATGAAG gAGAGCTGCTGGATGGACAGCGGGGACTCGTCCCATCCAATTTTGTGGATTTTGTCCAAGATGAGGAGACACCCTCTGTCCAGCACAGGGACACAGTGGCTAAAGAACCTGGCTACCTCAACCACAGTAGCCTGGGGCCTCAGAGACTGGGGGTCGGCACAGGAACAGGGACAGGAACAAGCATAAGCAGCCTGCTGTCTGACAGTAAACTAGACTGTCTAAGCACCAGCAGCTTGGGCATGGACCTCCTGGGCTCTTCCAGCAATGGGACAGGAACCCTGGATGTCAGCATTGACGAGGTCGGTGAAGACATTGTGCCTTATCCCCGCCGCATCAACCTGATTAAACAACTGGCCAAGAGTGTAATTATTGGCTGGGATCCTCCTGTGGTCCCACCAGGCTGGGGCTCCATCAGTGGCTACAATGTCTTGGTGGATAAAGAGGTTCGCATGAGTGTCCCCTACGGGGGCAGGACGAAATCGCTTATTGAAAAGCTCAATCTGGCCACCAACACCTACCGTATCTCTGTGCAGAGCATCACTGATCGCGGCCCGTCGGACGAGCTCCGGTGCACTCTGCTCGTGGGAAAGGATGTTGTGGTGGCACCTTACTATTTGCGGGTGGACAGCATCACACAGGTCTCTGCTGAGCTCTCTTGGATGCCAAGCAACAGCAACTACAGTCACACTATCTTCCTCAATGGTGCAGAGTATGACATGGTCAAGGCCGGAGGCTACAAGTACAAGTTCTTCAACCTGAAGCCCATGACAGTTTACAAGGTGAAAGTTGTGGCGCAGCCGCATCAGGTGCCTTGGCAGCTTCCGATGGAtcaaagagagaagagggaaatcTCGGTGGAGTTCTGCACTCAGCCTGCAG tgtgtgtgttgtgctccCCAGggccccctctccctccccaggAGGTGCAAGTCCAGTGTGGTCAGACTCCTGGGGTCCTGCAGATCAGATGGAAGCCGCCGACTCTGACACCTTCAGGAACCTCCAACGGGGCCAGTGTGATTGGCTATGCTGTGTGCACAAAGGGACAAAAG ATAGCAGAGGTCTTGTACCCCACAGCAGACTATGTGACCGTGGAGTTAAACAGGATTCAGTGTCTGGAGGCCAGGGAAGTCATTGTAAGGACGTTATCGACTCAAGGAGAGTCCCAGGACTCGCCAGTGGCCGTCATCCCGCACAATCTCTTGGGATCTCCACGTCTGTCCCACCGAACCACCGCACCTCCCCACCCTATCCCTCACCCGCAGTCCCACCCAGTGCACTCACAAACCCATCCTCCTTACCCATCGACGTACCCCCCAAATCACCCTCAGCCCCAGATGCAGCCTCTGCCTCGAGCCCAGCCCCACACGCTGCCCCACGCACAGCCACACTCACAGCCCGTCTGtcacccacctcctcctcctcctcattcccAGCCTCATTTCCAGTGCCACCCCATGCCCAAGTCCAAGACGTTAGTAAGTGCCAGAGAGCCAGAAACCAAAGAGCATGAGGTGGGCCTGCGGCCAGCCCAGCCCTGGGAGCGCTCCCCCTCTCCGCTGCCTCCCATGCGCGGATCTAACTTAGAGCCGCCGCACTTCCAGCCACGGCGATCGCCCTCTCCACAGAGGATCCTGCCGCAGCCTCAGGGAGTCCCCATCCCCAACACCATCGCCAAGGCCATGGCCAGGGAAGCTGCCCAGAGAGTGTTTGCCGAGGGTAACCGG GTTGAGAAAAGGAATATCTTTAGTGAACGAGGTAACGCCTTGCATCCACTCAACtcggatgaggaggaggatggctACGACTCTCCTCAtgcgaggaggagaggagcctCGGTGGATGAATTCCTCAGAGGCTCAGAGTTGGGCAGACAG CACCATCATTACCACTACAGCCACAGTGAGGAGTACCACACGGAGAGCAGCCGGGGTTCTGACCTGTCTGACATAatggaggaggacgaggaagatCTTTACTCTGAGATGCAACTAGAGGAGGGCCGCAGGCGCAGTATCAACTCTCACAACACTCTTAAG GCATATTACAAGCGTCAGGACTTAGCTGAGGAGAGAGACTGCTGGGACCTCCAGCGGGAGGTGGTGAAGCAGAAGTCGCTCCGGAGCAAGCGTCTCCACAGCATCCCCGAGGTGGCCGAGGAGGAGTCGGAAAGCGTGGACAGCATGGGCCAACGCCTGTGCTTCGAAGAGGGCGGGCGACCGGGAACGCCACACACTCAGCGGAGGATGTACTCCCAAGACACCCACATGTACAACCATCTCACCCCCAGCAAGACCTCCCGCCACCTGCAGCGCCAGCGCTCCTCCCCTCGCTTCACCGATAGCCGCTACTGCTACAGTGCAGACGACCGCAGCCTGGGCCGCCCCAACCGCCAAAACACCAAGAGTCCTGACAGCGGTTTAGACTGCGGCAGTGAGGAAGAAGGCTCGCTAGGGCGGGGTCACCGAGGCTACTATGCTCACGGGAGCCCACTGCGGGGACCTGTGCGCATCATTCACTGTGAGGGCCCGGTAGAAAGGCGGGCGCTGGCTATGGGCCGTAAAAGAACTCTGACCCGCCAGTGCAGCGTGGAGGAGGACTTCTCTGACGTCCCAGTGACTGCAACCAAGTCGGTACACAGGGGTGACTTTAGGAACAGGGAGCACTTTGGGCCTGGTCGGGAGGCCGGGCCACGAAACTACTCCAGGGAAGGGGCCCTGAGCGAGGGCAGGCTGAACGAGCTGGACAGGGTCTATTACAGCCCCCACAGGGAGGCTAGGGCCCAGTCTTTGTCCAGGCTCAACCGGGACCAGCCGCTG ATCATTGGGAACTCACCATCACATGGAAGCGCCGATCGTCTGGACCACTCAGGGAGGAGGCCGGTTCACATCGGCACCCCCCCTCAGCGACGACCCATTCCATCCATTG ACGGCTATGGCGGTCGCAGGCACGGGCGGGGACGGCGTTCCCCGGATTACTATGAGGAATCAGAGCCAGAGGAGCTGACCCGTGTGTTTGTGGCTCTGTTTGACTATGACCCCCTGTCCATGTCTCCCAAccctgatgctgctgatgaggaGCTGCCATTCAAGGAGGGCCAGATCATCAAG GTGTTTGGGAATAAAGATACGGATGGCTTCTACAGGGCGGAGATTCGAGAACGAGTGGGTCTGATCCCCTGTAACATGGTCTCTGAGATCCAAACAGAGGACGATGAGATGATGGACCAACTCCTTAAACAGGGCTTCCTGCCACTCAACACTCCTGTGGAGAAGTTAG TGAACTGCGACCGTTTCAAAGATGGCCGCTCAATAAATCGCAGGTCCAGAAAGTCCAAGAGAG AGAGGAACAGGCGGAGCGGCCGTCAACACCCGATGTCAACACGGAGAATGGTCGCCCTGTACGACTACGACCCCAGAGAGAGCTCCCCTAACGTTGATGTAGAG TATGAGGGCAACAGACTGAATGAGGAG GCTGAACTGACTTTCTGTGCCGGTGACGTCATCACAGTTTTTGGTGAAATAGATGAAGATGGCTTTTACTAT GGCGAGCTCAATGGACACAAAGGACTTGTTCCTTCCAACTTTCTAGAAGAAGTGCCTGATGATGTAGAGGTTTTTCTCACTGACTCACCATCTCGATACCCCCAGGACAATCCAGCACGGATAAAGACCAAAAGG GTTCCATTGGAAAAATCGGGTCCGCCCAGAAGAGCAGCCTCTCCCACAGTGCGTCCACACATCCCTGGCTCTGGCCCTGCCACCGTGGGGCCCGGCAGTCCCATCAGGGCCCCAGTGGACATGTACTCCTCCAAAAAGAGAAAGGGACTGCTCTCCAAAGGGAAGAAACTATTGCAAAGACTTGGCGCTGTAAAATAA